In Citrus sinensis cultivar Valencia sweet orange chromosome 4, DVS_A1.0, whole genome shotgun sequence, one DNA window encodes the following:
- the LOC102611598 gene encoding uncharacterized protein LOC102611598 isoform X3, with protein MYARRLKCKSQRWGSVFQPSKNSFGQDRLTDRACSQSFSHASALRNHSKDGSLIRRYFLGSIPSRGVVRSSLCSNRIQLCAFSSEADGRNASGNNRKPVDDGANFDKGEKGKTRREKVKEDAKNKDAHARLGEHEQKEWLNNEKAAIESKKRESPFLTRRERFKNEFSRRIVPWEKINISWDTFPYYINENTKSLLVECVGSHLKHKKFTATFGARLTSSSGRILLRSVPGTELYRERLIRALARELQVPLLVLDSSVLAPYDFADDSSDCESDNYEETSESEVEDENDASNEEEWTSSNEARTDGSDSEADMQATAEAALKKLVPFNLEELEKKLSGELDSSSESSKSEAAEPSDTSKRLLKKGDRVKYIGPSVRIEADNRALSSGQRGEVYEVNGDRAAVILDISADNKGEGEKDDKVAEQPARPPVYWIDVKHIEHDLDTQAEDCYIAMEALCEVLHSTQPLIVYFPDSSLWLSRAVPRCNRKEFVRKVEEMFDQLSGPVVLICGQNKNETGPKEKEKFTMILPNFGRLAKLPLPLQRLTEGLKATKRSDDNEIYNLFTNVLSIHPPKEEDLLRTFNKQVEEDRRIVIYRSNLNELHKVLEDHELSCTDLLHVNTDGVILTKQRAEKVVGWAKNHYLSSCSFPSVKGQRLHLPRESLEIAILRLKEQETASRKPTQNLKNLAKDEYESNFVSAVVPPGEIGVRFDDIGALEDVKKALNELVILPMRRPDLFSRGNLLRPCKGILLFGPPGTGKTLLAKALATEAGANFISITGSTLTSKWFGDAEKLTKALFSFASKLAPVIIFVDEVDSLLGARGGAFEHEATRRMRNEFMSAWDGLRSKESQKILILGATNRPFDLDDAVIRRLPRRIYVDLPDAENRMKILRIFLAHESLESGFQFNELANATEGYSGSDLKNLCIAAAYRPVQELLEEERKRGKNDAAPVLRPLKLEDFIQSKAKVGPSVAYDAASMNELRKWNEQYGEGGSRRKSPFGF; from the exons ATGTATGCTAGGAGATTAAAGTGTAAGAGTCAGAGATGGGGTTCCGTGTTTCAGCCatctaaaaattcttttgGGCAAGACAGGTTGACAGATCGTGCTTGTTCGCAATCTTTTAGCCATGCTTCTGCATTAAGAAACCACTCCAAGGATGGTAGTTTGATTAGAAGATATTTTTTAGGTTCAATCCCTTCGCGGGGAGTTGTGAGGTCTAGTTTGTGTTCGAATAGAATTCAGTTATGTGCCTTTAGCTCTGAAGCTGATGGAAGGAATGCAAGTGGGAATAATCGTAAGCCCGTTGATGATGGTGCTAACTTTGATAAGGGAGAGAAAGGAAAGACTCGAAGGGAAAAGGTTAAGGAAGATGCGAAGAACAAGGACGCACATGCTCGACTTGGAGAACATGAACAAAAAGAGTGGCTAAATAACGAAAAGGCCGCTATTGAGAGTAAAAAGAGAGAATCACCATTTTTGACTAGACGTGAGAggttcaaaaatgaattctcAAGGAGGATTGTTCCATGGGAGAAAATAAACATTTCTTGGGACACATTTCCGTACTACATTAA cgAAAATACCAAAAGTCTTTTGGTAGAATGTGTTGGTTCCCATTTGAAACACAAGAAGTTCACTGCTACGTTCGGTGCTCGTTTGACATCTTCAAGTGGTAGAATATTGCTTCGAAGTGTTCCAg GCACTGAGCTTTATCGAGAAAGATTAATCAGAGCACTTGCACGAGAGTTACAAGTCCCCCTGTTGGTGCTTGACAGTAGTGTTCTTGCTCCTTAT GATTTTGCTGATGATTCATCAGACTGTGAGTCTGATAATTATGAGGAAACTTCAGAGTCAGAAGTTGAAGATGAGAATGATGCTAGTAATGAAGAAGAATGGACAAGCAGTAATGAGGCGAGAACAGATGGTAGTGATAGTGAAGCTGATATGCAGGCTACTGCTGAGGCAGCACTCAAGAAGCTTGTTCCCTTCAACCTAGAAGAGTTAGAGAAG AAGCTCTCTGGAGAACTTGACAGTTCTTCTGAGTCATCGAAGTCTGAGGCTGCTGAGCCTTCTGATACATCCAAACGGCTGCTAAAGAAGG GGGATCGAGTGAAGTACATTGGGCCTTCTGTACGCATTGAAGCTGATAATAG GGCTTTATCCAGTGGTCAACGTGGAGAGGTATATGAGGTGAATGGAGACCGAGCTGCTGTCATTTTGGATATTAGTGCTGACAATAAAGGTGAAGGAGAAAAGGATGACAAAGTGGCAGAGCAGCCTGCAAGACCACCAGTTTACTGGATAGATG TTAAGCACATTGAGCACGATCTTGATACACAGGCGGAGGATTGCTATATTGCAATGGAGGCATTGTGTGAG GTTTTGCATTCCACACAGCCTCTTATTGTCTATTTCCCAGACTCCTCTCTTTGGTTGTCCAGAGCAGTTCCCAGGTGTAATCGTAAGGAATTTGTCCGTAAGGTGGAGGAGATGTTTGATCAATTATCAGGTCCCGTAGTTTTAATTTGTGGGCAGAACAAAAATGAAACTGGACCgaaggaaaaagagaaattt ACGATGATACTCCCTAATTTTGGACGCCTTGCGAAGCTG cCACTGCCGCTGCAACGGCTTACCGAAGGACTCAAAGCAACAAAGAGATCTGATGATAACGAAATATATAACCTCTTCACTAATGTTTTATCTATACATCCTCCAAAG GAGGAAGATCTCCTTAGAACATTTAATAAACAGGTTGAGGAGGATAGGAGAATAGTGATATATAGGAGCAATTTGAATGAATTACACAAG GTTCTTGAGGACCATGAGCTGTCATGCACGGACTTGTTACATGTAAACACTGATGGTGTGATACTGACAAAGCAGA GAGCTGAGAAGGTTGTTGGCTGGGCAAAGAATCATTACTTGTCATCTTGCTCTTTTCCTTCCGTGAAAGGGCAGCGATTGCACCTGCCTCGTGAAAg CCTTGAAATTGCAATCTTGAGGTTGAAGGAGCAAGAAACTGCATCCCGAAAGCCGACCCAAAATTTAAAG AACCTTGCGAAGGATGAGTATGAAAGCAATTTTGTCTCAGCCGTTGTACCTCCTGGTGAAATTGGTGTGAGATTTGATGATATAGGTGCTCTTGAAGATGTGAAGAAGGCCTTAAATGAGCTTGTTATTCTTCCAATGAGAAGACCAGATCTCTTTTCTCGTGGAAATTTGTTAAGG CCGTGCAAAGGCATATTACTCTTTGGGCCTCCAGGAACTGGGAAGACCCTGCTTGCCAAGGCACTTGCAACAGAAGCGGGTGCAAACTTTATTAGCATTACAGGCTCCACTCTAACCTCAAAG TGGTTTGGTGATGCCGAAAAGCTTACCAAagctctcttctcttttgccAGCAAGTTGGCACCTGTCATAATATTTGTTGACGAG GTTGACAGCTTGCTTGGTGCTCGTGGTGGTGCTTTTGAACACGAGGCGACTAGAAGAATGAGAAATGAGTTCATGTCAGCATGGGATGGATTGAGGTCAAAAGAGAGCCAAAAAATTCTCATCCTTGGTGCTACAAATCGGCCATTTGATCTTGATGATGCTGTCATTCGTCGCTTACCAAGAAG GATATATGTGGACTTACCGGATGCTGAAAATCGTATGAAGATTCTTAGAATTTTTCTTGCTCATGAAAGTTTAGAATCTGGTTTCCAATTTAATGAACTTGCGAATGCGACTGAGGGATATTCTGGCAGTGATTTGAAG AACCTCTGTATTGCTGCAGCATATAGACCTGTCCAAGAACTTCTAGAGGAAGAAAGGAAG AGAGGCAAAAATGATGCAGCTCCAGTATTGAGGCCACTTAAATTGGAGGACTTTATTCAGTCAAAAGCCAAG GTTGGCCCTTCGGTTGCTTATGATGCTGCAAGCATGAATGAGTTGAGAAAATGGAATGAACAGTATGGAGAAGGGGGAAGCAGGAGAAAATCACCTTTCGGCTTTTGA